The region GGCCCACAATCGTCACATCCAGGCCGCTCACGCACAGCATTCCTGCCGTCCAGATCGCCAGCGAGGAGCAGTACGCAATCATATTCTTCAACACGTCTCGATCAAGGCCGCGCAGGGTCAGCCTGATGTTGTTCGCCATGCGCCTCCACGCGATGACCTGAAGCCCGCCCGTCAGGAGATTGACGCCGGCCACCGCTCCGCCCATCAACGCCAGGCTGCTATGGAAAAAGACAGCCGCAAACACGGCGCCCGTAAACAGAAAGCGATTGACCAACGAGATCGCCATCGGAACGGAGAAGCGCTGAAGCCCCATAAAGATGGCGGAACAGATCGAACACAACAGTCCTAGACTCAACGAAACGCCAACCAGCACCAGGCTGATCCGCACATCCTTATACAAAGACGACGGCATCTCGTGGAAGATATCCGGCACGCGCCAAGCCAGCACCAGCGTTAGGAGCACACCGAGCGCACTCGCGACCAGCATAATCGCCAGCCCTGCGCTTGCTCGCATGCTCGCGCCCGCAGCGTCGTTCCGAGCCTCATACTCTGCAACATACTTCGAAATGCCTGTTTGCACGCCGAAGTCCAGGTACCCCACATAGGCACTCATTTGCATCACAAGAATCCACGCGCTATAAGTCTTGATCGGCAGCTTATGGGTAAGATAAGAGGGCAGAATCAGAGCCACCGCAGTCGAGACAAACAGCCTACCCACGCTGATCAGAGAGTTCTTCGTAAACCTCGACGCAACTCCAGAATCCGGACCCGCACCTGGATTCTCTCCGGATGCTGCAGCTACGATCTCTATGTCTTCCCGAAGCCCCTTCGTCATACTTCATCTTACCCCGCTGCCTCCCCTCTGTAGCCTAGCCACACATGGTCATGTCCCTCATCAAAGCGACACGCCAGATGATGCCCTGGCCATGTGGTACTCTGCCCTTCAGGATGCGCCAGAACCGACTCGCCTTCGCAACCACCAATCTCTGATGAACTCCTCCTCGTCACCCCAAGTCCAAATACTCCTCGCCACTTATAACGGCGCCCGCTTCCTCCGCGAGCAGATCGACTCCATTCTCACCCAGACCTACCCCTGCCTCACCATCCTTTCCCGTGACGACGGCTCAACTGACGGCACACTGGCCATCCTGAACGACTACGCCGCCCTCCACCCCACTCGATTCCATATCCTCCCGCAATCCCCCCCCACCGGTAGCGCCAAACTCAACTTCGCCGCTCTCATTGCAGCCTCCACCGCCAGCCACGTCTCCTGCGCCGACCAGGACGACGTCTGGGTCTCGACCAAGATCGCCGACAGCATGGAGGTCATGCAGCGGCTCGAGCAGCGCCACCGACATGGCACGCCGCTCCTTGTCTTCACGGATGTCGCCGTTGTAGATGAGCAACTGCGGCCGCTTCAACCCTCTCTCTGGCGCTATCAGCACATCCAGCCTAATAAGATCTTTAACTTCCGCCGTCTCCTCACCCAGAACGTCGTCACCGGCTCGACCGCGCTCTTCAACCGGCCCCTTGCGGACCTTGCCGCCCGCATGACCGCCAAGGCTTACATGCACGACTGGTGGCTTGCCCTGCTGGCTTCTGCCTTCGGGTCCGCCGATTTCCTCACGCAA is a window of Granulicella tundricola MP5ACTX9 DNA encoding:
- a CDS encoding glycosyltransferase family 2 protein, whose protein sequence is MNSSSSPQVQILLATYNGARFLREQIDSILTQTYPCLTILSRDDGSTDGTLAILNDYAALHPTRFHILPQSPPTGSAKLNFAALIAASTASHVSCADQDDVWVSTKIADSMEVMQRLEQRHRHGTPLLVFTDVAVVDEQLRPLQPSLWRYQHIQPNKIFNFRRLLTQNVVTGSTALFNRPLADLAARMTAKAYMHDWWLALLASAFGSADFLTQQTVLYRQHASNVLGAAGHGSHSGLPKWRQHAKRREQWENSEHQASAMLEAYRDELPQKIRRMLEAYVRCETSPNRFVRVLTLISHGFLLQDLRPNLAILLYLWDMDFAKNHTPAE
- a CDS encoding lipopolysaccharide biosynthesis protein gives rise to the protein MTKGLREDIEIVAAASGENPGAGPDSGVASRFTKNSLISVGRLFVSTAVALILPSYLTHKLPIKTYSAWILVMQMSAYVGYLDFGVQTGISKYVAEYEARNDAAGASMRASAGLAIMLVASALGVLLTLVLAWRVPDIFHEMPSSLYKDVRISLVLVGVSLSLGLLCSICSAIFMGLQRFSVPMAISLVNRFLFTGAVFAAVFFHSSLALMGGAVAGVNLLTGGLQVIAWRRMANNIRLTLRGLDRDVLKNMIAYCSSLAIWTAGMLCVSGLDVTIVGRYDFSHTAFYSIATLPTNFMLSIMGAAVGPLMPTASALSVHRTAQEMGAMLSKVTRYSSTLLVLAGLPLLVAGYWVLRLWVGSEYALHTIGYLRILVLANVIRNLCLPYSSMLVATEKQKVAIIGASAEAIVNLGCSLYLVKHIGALGVAYGTLLGSLVSVGMHFALSMRYTYERFSVTRMRLFLSGMIRPLAIGLPSLVLFKQWWVDAPPVLSLPMWALWGTSTLLLAWFASLNGDERSRLSKLVVKRAGLV